The genomic interval AGTCATCTCCCAggggcaccagcagcaccttgCTGCGGTACAGCTTGGACTTCTTGCGGTActggtccagcagcagctgggctctgtgtggGGGCCAGGGCATGAGGCTGGCCCCTGATGGCCCACAAGGCTGGGAGTCGCGTGCCCCTGCCACACTCACCGCTCTGCCACGTTTGCATCAGTGATGGCGCGGGGAGGCACCTTCCAGGGGCAGTTGATCCGGCCTCCAGGCAAGCGCTTGAAGTCAAACTGGCAGCAGATCTTGGGGTCCGGGCCACAGGTGTGAGGCACATCATAGCTGTAGAAGGGCATCATGTGGCAGAAGATGTCGGTGCTCGTGTCTGGATCTGTGGGACCAAGGACAGGTGAGCACCAGCAATGGCTCTGCCTTGCCTGTCCCTGAGCAGGGGGGGGCAAAGACAGTAGTCCAACAGAGCAGATCTCGGAGCTCAgagggcacagcagcctccCCCAGTGTGTTGCTGGACTTGGGGGCAGGTGGAAAGTCACCCTGAGGCTGTCTCACAGGGCAGAGACATCGCCTCCCAGCTTGGCTCAtctgcacagaaaagcagctggtAGCCATTCTCTGCTGCCACCTGCCCCACAGGGCCCCCTCTGCAGTCCCCTCTCGGCAGCCCCTCACCCCACGTCTGTCTCCACATGAACTCCAGGTTCTGGGTGGCAGCAAAGTGCTTCTTGATGGCATAGTGCACGCGCTGGATGAGCATGCCCGTCAGGTTGGAGCGCTTCAGCAGGTAGGGCATGGTGGAGCTGTACCCGAAGGGGTCTACGGCCCAGCCCGACCGCGGCgtcacacctgggggcacagagACCCGTCAGCCCCATGCTgggccagcagcacctcccgTGAGGAGGGTCCTGTCAGGACCCAGAGGCCTGCAGCACGTTAGGCAGGCCCCCAGCCACCAACTGCCCGGCTCTCACCGATGTTCTTCTCCAGCCACTGGTGCCCCTCGATCAGCTGGTCAATCATGGCGAAGTAGTGGGAATTAGCCTCATCAGGCATCACCCAGCCGCCCGTCACCATCTCCAGCTGCCCATTGCCCACCAGCCTGTCAGGGGGACACCCAAGATGTGACCAGAGCCCTGCATGAGACACGTGTCCATTGCAGAgtccccctgccctgagccacCTACAGTCTAcctgcagcccccacagccACCACTGCCGTTCCCCCCTTGTCATGCTGTCCCCACGCAGAGAGTCATCCCTCCACAGCCCAATGCCAACCACAGCCCAttccccctctgtccccagtgctcTCAGGGTAAGGGGCAGACAAGGGGGCCCTGCCTCACCACACAATCCTGCTCTCCAGGTCTCCCACCCTTCCATGGATGCCCTGGGCCTTGCACACAAGTTCGCCAGCCCAATCAGCACAGGGAGGGGCCCAGGGCAAGATCTGTCTTTCCCACCTCTCACTCCACAAGGAAGTGGCTCTGACATCTGATGGCACTGGGAGGCTGCTGGCAGTTTGAGGGCACCCCACGCTGAGCAGTGCAGGGCCCATGGCAGCCTTCTGGTCCCTAGAGCCATTCCCTTGCACACCCTCTGCTCTCAGCCTACCTGGGAGCTAGGTGGGCAATGGGGCCAGGTGAGCAGCCCTACCTGCGCACAGCAGCCCGCTTCTGGGCACTGATGTTGTCCCACCACTTGGAAAAGAAGGAGATCTCAGACCAGATGAAGCGCCGGCGTGGGTCCTCCTGCATCTTCAGCACCATGCTGTTGAGGATGTGCTGCGTCTGGTCGTAGTAGTACTTGTCGAAAGTCTTGatccagcctggcagcacaggtgGGGGTCACTGTGGGGGGCCCAGGcttccctgccagcactgcacagtAGCAGGAGATGGGCCAATCCCTGCTTCTCACCTGGGTCATTGTGGGAGTGTGGCACCACAAACACCTGTAGAGGCTCTGTGTCCCATTCGTTGGGCTCGTAGGTGATGTCGAAGCCCTGCTTCCAGACACCACCATCCTGGTTGTCAAACGGCAGCAGGGAGTACACAGCCAGCATCTGTGGTAGGAGACAGTGCTGAGAGACCCCTGAAAGAGCCTGGACTCCATGGATGCCCAGGTATGCACCCGTCACGCTAGCAGAGCCACCAGACCCTCACCTGCAGGTCTGGGCTCTGTCCTTTGCCCCCTAGAGCAAACTGGCAGTCTTGCGGGGACACAGAGAGGAAACTTGGGCGACTCTCAGGGGGGAGCACCCAGGAGACATTCAGGGGGTGTTGGGGCAATGCCGGCTGCCCCTCTGCATGGGCTGTCAGCTCCAGCACTGAGTCCTTAATGTGGCTGATGATCTCATGgttctcctccagcagctgctccagctgctcgATCCGGTTCTGCAGCACCGAGATCTGGCTctgggggcacagagggcaCAGCGAGGGACAGGAGGTCAcccacagctgtggggagcCAGCCTTGGCCCTGGTACCTTAATGCCCAGAGGCCAGGGCTAGCTCCCCATGAATTTCCCTGGCTGATGTCTCCGTTTGCCATCCCAGGACCACTCTCACTCACCCCAGACCCTCCAAACTTACCCTGGGGAAGTTGCCCCCACTCTGGTGTCGTGCAGGGTCATGCTGTACCCGGTCCAGCATCAAGTAGAGGGAGAAGACGGCCACGCAGAAGATGGCAGCTCCACACACTGTCACCCGCTTCTTCAGCTTCATCCCGAAGGGATGCAGGGACTCACCTGCGCCGGGCCTGCGGGGGGAGCCAGGTCGGACAGCGCAGCCCCTCACCGCggcctcctgcctcctcctccaaGAGCCCTCACCGCGTCCTACTTGGCTTAATCCGCTGCTGGGTATTTATATCCGCTGATGGGGCCGGGGCCGGAGAGGCCGCCGGGGCCGGAGAGGCCGCCGGGGCCGGAGAGGCCGCCGGGGCCGGAGAGGCCGCCGGGGCCGGAGAGGCCGCCGGGGCCGGAGAGGCCGCCGGGGCCGGAGAGGCCGCGCAGCCCCGCAGAGCCGGGCAGCGCCCGGGCCCGCCGCGCTGAGGCCCCGCGGTGACGGCCCGGGCCGGAGAGCACCGGCCAGCAGCGACGGAGACACCGCCGCACCCCGTCCGTACCGCGGGCGGCTCCGCAGCGCGGCTCAAGCCCTCACAGCGCTCAGGCCGCGATGGGCCAGGccaggccccgccccgcgctccgcccgccgggccgggcccgcggggcggcaccgggccgggccgggcagcaCCGGGCCCGCGGGGCGGCACCGGGCCGGGCAGCACCGGGCCCGCGGGGCGGcaccgggccgggccgggcagcaCCGGGCCCGCGGGGCGGCACCGGGCCGGGCAGCACCGGGCCCGCGGGGGCGGcaccgggccgggccgggcagcaCCGGGCCCGCGGGGCGGCACCGGGCCGGCCGGGGCACGGCGCTGCGGGAGCCCCGCACGCCCCGCCGCGGCTgcagccacctccagccccGCAGCCGAGTCGAGATGCCGCTGGCCTCCCGGTGTGCCCCATCCCCGTGCCCCATCCCGGTGTGCCCTATCCCGGTGTGCCCCATCCCCGTGTGCCCCATCCCCGTGCCCCATCCGTGTGTCCCACCCCAGTACCCTGTCCCAGGGTCCCGTTCCAGCCCTCTGTCCCAGTGCCTTGTCTCAGTACTCCCCATGCCACTTTCCTGTCTAAGTGTGCCCCATTCTGGTACTTCTTTTTGGTACCCCATGCTGGTGCACCGCCCGCCCTGTCACAGTGACCTGTCCTGGTGCATCATTacagtgccattcccagtgccagtcCCAGTGTCATGTCCCAGGGCCgttcccagtgccattcccagtgccagtcCCAGTGCCAGTCTTCCCAgggccattcccagtgccattcccagtgccagtcccagtgccagtcccagtgccattcccagtgccattcccagtgccagtcccagtgccattcccagtgccagtcTTCCCAgggccattcccagtgccattcccagggccattcccagtgccattcccagtgccattcccagggccattcccagtgccattcccagtgccagtcttcccagtgccattcccagtgccattcccagtgccagtcCCAGTGTCATTCCCAGTGCCAgtcccagtgccattcccagtgccagtcTTCCCAgggccattcccagtgccagtcccagtgccattcccagtgccattcccagggccgttcccagtgccattcccagggccattcccagtgccattcccagggccattcccagtgccattcccagggccattcccagtgccattcccagggccattcccagtgccagtcccagtgccattcccagtgccattcccagtgccattcccagtgcagTACAAGCCCGTGTCCCCTCACAGCTCCTAGatgcacagctgcagagctcgTGTGTTTATTGTACAAGATGAAgcggggcaggagctgtgggcgCCATGTCCCACCCTGAGGTGTGCAggagcccctgccctggggctcaAGCACCACACAGCCACCTCGCAGCACCCGCTGCCCAGACGGggctctgctgcacccccaAGCACTGCCATGGGATGGATCCAGGGCCCCTGGTGCTCCCTGTCACCGCTGCCTCTTGCGGATGGCAATGAGGTCCTGGTGGATGGTGCAGAAGCTGGGCCGCTTGCGGGGGTCATACTCCCAGCAGCGCTGCATCAGCTGGTACACCTCCTCAGGGCACTGCTCGGGAGGGTCCAGCCGCATACCTGGGGCAACAGGGATGGGGGCGTGCATCACCGGCCCCTCACCCCCCACAACCCCGTGTGGCCCAtcccacaggcacagctccacAGTGCTGCACCCACAGCTCACGGTGGCTCTCAGGAGCCAGCCCCAGCCGTGTCCCCTACCATGCTCCACTGCCTCCCGCGTCTGCTGGTTGCTGAGGTTGGCATAGGGGACGGCACCCAGGCTGAAGGCTTCCCACAGCAGGATCCCAAAGCTCCAGACATCACTCTCTGAGCTGTATCggcctggggacatggggcaggaCAAGTGGTGACACGCACATCACCACtacccagctgtgcccatgctCCTGAGGGCTGAGGTGCTCGAGgtctctgcctccctccccaggACCAGGTGCGTGGGAGTGGGACAGTGCCAGACTCCTGGCTCCTGGCTCCCAGATAAGCTGCGGGGTGCCAGGCCATGCCCAGCTCCAACCTGTACCATAATTGAGTGCTTCAGGGGCCGTCCACTTGACAGGGATTTGCTTCATCCCCCCTGTGGAGGCATAGAtgccatcctcctcctcccgtgACATCCCAAAATCACTGATCTTCAGGGTGTTCCTCTCCGTCACCAGGCAGTTGCGAGCAGCCAGGTCCCTGAGAGCGCCCCAAGCAATCAGCTGTGtgcccagctgtccctggggctCCACCTGGCACGGGATGGGGTGGTGAGGATTCCAGAGCTCCCCCTGTCCTGCCAGGGCCCACCTGTGGATGCAGTGCTTGCTCTCCAGGTACTCCATGCCGGCGGCAGCATTCTCCGTCATCTTGACCAGCTCCTTCACCCGGAGGTGGGGACCCTCACTGCGCAGGAAGGTCAGGAAGTCCCCCCCTGTGCCCGGATTGCAGAGGCGGTGGGTGCCGGGCACCGCTGACGGGCTCACCCACGCGTGGGGGCGTGGGGACCGCGGGGACGGGGCCGCTCACCCTGCACCAGCTCCATGACAATGTAAATGGGCTGTTTCTGCGTGCAGACACCGATGAGCCGCACAATGTTCGGGTGTCTATACTGCTTGAGAATCCTGTGGGGACAAGGATGGGCACTGTGAGGGTAGGGGGCCCCGGCTGCCCTGGGCACAAGCCACCCGTTGCCATCCCCAGGGCACTCtgcccagccagcctggggacacagccctcAGCACGAGGGTGGTGCAGTCCCAGCAGTGTCAAGCAGCTCCAAGAGTGGACAGATGTGACAGGAGAAGCCCAACAGCCACACGGACCTGGCTTCCTGCAGGAACTTGGCCTTGAGCTCAGGTGGGAGGGTTTCCCGGCAGGATTTCACAGCAACGGGGGAGTTGTCAGCACGCAGGCGTCCGCTGAACACTTCCCCAAAGTTACCCTTCCGAGACACAGGTGCACCAGGCTCAGCTCGCCATGTGGCCCAAGGCAACCCTTGTCCTCCTGCAGACGCTGTGAggacagccctgccctcctgcagaccccacagcaccccatCTCACTCGACCAATGCGTTCCCCCAGCAGCACGTCCTCGTGGTTGAGCACCCATTTGTCCTGCAGCAAACAGACACCGGTGAGCTGCCCCTGGCCCACAGACCCCTGCAGGCCCCTCTCAGGCAGAGCCCCAGGTCCAAGTTCCCCTGTCTAGCTGGAGAAGCATGCCTGTGGCTCTCAGCCCAGCCATCGACAGGAGAGAGGGCcgggcagagctgcccctgtGCAGGGGGCTCCATCCTCCTCCCCACTGGCTGTGTCACcttgggcacagccctggccaggACAATGCCACTCTTGCGGGTGAtgggctgctggctctgcaggaggtgctggatgAGCAGCGGAATGGTGGGGAAGCTGTCACCCTCCAGCCGAAACATGttctgcagggagggaggccAAGAGGTTGTGATGGGCAGGAACCTGCACCTGCCCATGCAAGGCCACCCCAGCTATGCCCCCTGCTCGTGGTCACTCACACTGACAGCCTGGATGATGAAGTGCCGGGGCTGCCCATCCCACAGCACGCTGAGCACGTACTCCTGCTTGCCCTGGCTCTCCCGCACCAGGAAATCCCCACTGCAGGTCAGCAGCTCCTGTACCTCCGAACGCGGGATGGCCCCGTGGTACCAGACCTGCTGGCACAGCGGCTTCTGCACGTCTGGGATTAGGGGCACGGGGGGTGGCAGCTGGAAGGAGACAAGGTGAGCCCAGCCATGCACACTCCTGAGTTGTGCTGGAggtggggcagcagcagtgtctgaaagctgtgccagggtaGGTGGGAGCAGAATCTGGAGGTGCTGAAGCAAGGGGGGCTGTGTGGCCAGAAAGGAGAGGACAGGCTCAGCAAGGCAGCTGGGTGGAGAGCAGGGTGGCTGGAGGCACCCAGGGACTCACCGAGTACTTTGGGCTGAAGATGCCCGTGATGTGGTTCTTGAGGGTCTCCAGTGCACTGGCCCCGCTccgctcctgctcctggaaggAGGCACGGGCTGTGCATCAGCCGTGCAccccttccctgcagcttccagagCACAGGAGGCCAGACCGACTCACCGTGGAGGAGACGGACTGCCGATCctctggcagaggcagggcaggcagggggtCCCTGAcgcccagctctgccagcttcTTGGCCAGCAGGTCCcgctgcagctgcagcttggcCTGGGCACAGAGGCAGCGCTCGAGCTGCTGCCGTGCCTCGTGCAGCCCCTGCCGCCTGCCCAACAAGTGCaccctggggaggggacagggtgaTCAGCACCCGCTGCCCTGGCCCCTCACCCCCCTCTGCTGCACCTCACCGCTCCCCGGGGCTCCGGCCCTGCTCCTCATCATGGATCTCTGCCTTCAGCTCCTGCATCTGCTGCTCCTTGATACTCACGGCCTCTGTGGCAGCCACTAACTCCTCCTCAACCGATGTCAGGCTGCAAGAGATGTGTGTCAGCAGGGGCTTAGCCcctgcccctcagcccctcacctgcccctgcccacgGCTAGTCCCACTCACCAGTGCTGGACACTTTCAAGGGTCAGCTcattcagctgcagctcccccgGCACCAGGTTTTCTGTGTCCTCCAGCAGGCTCTCATCAAAGGACACAGTTGGTGGGACCTCAGATTCGTACCTGTGGGCATccaggacagctctgcctccactTGCCCCGTGCCGGCCGCTGCCACCCAATGGCAGCAGGGCCGTACCCGGCAGAGGCTGCGGCTGCGTGGAGCCATACTGGTGGCTCTGGATGAAGCTGCTGTACTCAGTGGCAGGGTCGATGGCCTGGATGGCACTGGCAATCTCCTGGTGCACGGCCAAAAGATCCTCCTGTACCAggctgctgatgctgcagtACTCCCTGAGGATCTCCTTTCTGCGGGAGCAGTGCTGGTTCTGGGGGGCCATGGGGGTGCCCAGGGGTAGGGAgtggggtgcagggctggctgcagggcacaggacaGGCAGTGGGGCACGGGGTGGGCAGcggggcaggcagggctcttACAGGACAAGGAccatctcctgctgcagacTGTAGAGGGACTGATGCAGGCTGGGCAGCACCCGCTGGTAGTGGTGCTGGTGGTGCAATGAGGCCGCCTGCACAGCCAGCACATACTGGTTGTGCAGGGCATGGA from Vidua chalybeata isolate OUT-0048 chromosome 13, bVidCha1 merged haplotype, whole genome shotgun sequence carries:
- the FES gene encoding tyrosine-protein kinase Fes/Fps isoform X2 is translated as MVSTGFPVPPQEPELHQAQTASVPAPAGHQQQPHNEDLATNGHSALLRLQDGELRLLELMKKWMSQRAKSDREYAGMLHHMLSQLEKQEGSWQLHGDHGGQLEKSWWVLVSRTETLSQILRRHAEDLAAGPLAKLSLLIRDKQQLRKAFSEQWQQLSQEYSRTTQQEMEKLKAQYRSLARDSAQAKRKYQEASKDKERDKAKEKYVRSLWKLHALHNQYVLAVQAASLHHQHHYQRVLPSLHQSLYSLQQEMVLVLKEILREYCSISSLVQEDLLAVHQEIASAIQAIDPATEYSSFIQSHQYESEVPPTVSFDESLLEDTENLVPGELQLNELTLESVQHCLTSVEEELVAATEAVSIKEQQMQELKAEIHDEEQGRSPGERVHLLGRRQGLHEARQQLERCLCAQAKLQLQRDLLAKKLAELGVRDPLPALPLPEDRQSVSSTEQERSGASALETLKNHITGIFSPKYSLPPPVPLIPDVQKPLCQQVWYHGAIPRSEVQELLTCSGDFLVRESQGKQEYVLSVLWDGQPRHFIIQAVSNMFRLEGDSFPTIPLLIQHLLQSQQPITRKSGIVLARAVPKDKWVLNHEDVLLGERIGRGNFGEVFSGRLRADNSPVAVKSCRETLPPELKAKFLQEARILKQYRHPNIVRLIGVCTQKQPIYIVMELVQGGDFLTFLRSEGPHLRVKELVKMTENAAAGMEYLESKHCIHRDLAARNCLVTERNTLKISDFGMSREEEDGIYASTGGMKQIPVKWTAPEALNYGRYSSESDVWSFGILLWEAFSLGAVPYANLSNQQTREAVEHGMRLDPPEQCPEEVYQLMQRCWEYDPRKRPSFCTIHQDLIAIRKRQR
- the FES gene encoding tyrosine-protein kinase Fes/Fps isoform X1, with translation MGFGPELWCPQGHSALLRLQDGELRLLELMKKWMSQRAKSDREYAGMLHHMLSQLEKQEGSWQLHGDHGGQLEKSWWVLVSRTETLSQILRRHAEDLAAGPLAKLSLLIRDKQQLRKAFSEQWQQLSQEYSRTTQQEMEKLKAQYRSLARDSAQAKRKYQEASKDKERDKAKEKYVRSLWKLHALHNQYVLAVQAASLHHQHHYQRVLPSLHQSLYSLQQEMVLVLKEILREYCSISSLVQEDLLAVHQEIASAIQAIDPATEYSSFIQSHQYGSTQPQPLPGTALLPLGGSGRHGASGGRAVLDAHRYESEVPPTVSFDESLLEDTENLVPGELQLNELTLESVQHCLTSVEEELVAATEAVSIKEQQMQELKAEIHDEEQGRSPGERVHLLGRRQGLHEARQQLERCLCAQAKLQLQRDLLAKKLAELGVRDPLPALPLPEDRQSVSSTEQERSGASALETLKNHITGIFSPKYSLPPPVPLIPDVQKPLCQQVWYHGAIPRSEVQELLTCSGDFLVRESQGKQEYVLSVLWDGQPRHFIIQAVSNMFRLEGDSFPTIPLLIQHLLQSQQPITRKSGIVLARAVPKDKWVLNHEDVLLGERIGRGNFGEVFSGRLRADNSPVAVKSCRETLPPELKAKFLQEARILKQYRHPNIVRLIGVCTQKQPIYIVMELVQGGDFLTFLRSEGPHLRVKELVKMTENAAAGMEYLESKHCIHRDLAARNCLVTERNTLKISDFGMSREEEDGIYASTGGMKQIPVKWTAPEALNYGRYSSESDVWSFGILLWEAFSLGAVPYANLSNQQTREAVEHGMRLDPPEQCPEEVYQLMQRCWEYDPRKRPSFCTIHQDLIAIRKRQR